From Eptesicus fuscus isolate TK198812 chromosome 13, DD_ASM_mEF_20220401, whole genome shotgun sequence, the proteins below share one genomic window:
- the LOC129151333 gene encoding phospholipase A and acyltransferase 4-like: protein MRLREEPKPGDLIEISRIGSSHWALYVGDGYVIHLAPPGEDSEAGAPTGLGVVKRELLLEVVGNFLYQVNNHLDHLYKPRPIKQMLSSGNEMFGMEMEDSVLSRNSEHLVTDLRYGKAYSRQLIKVW, encoded by the exons ATGAGG CTCCGTGAAGAGCCCAAGCCTGGAGACCTGATTGAGATTTCCCGCATCGGCTCCTCGCACTGGGCCCTGTATGTGGGCGATGGTTATGTgatccacctggctcccccag GGGAGGACTCTGAGGCTGGCGCCCCCACCGGCTTAGGGGTGGTGAAAAGGGAGCTCCTCCTGGAAGTGGTAGGAAACTTCCTCTATCAGGTCAACAACCACTTGGACCACCTGTACAAACCTCGGCCCATAAAGCAGATGCTCAGTTCTGGGAATGAGATGTTTGGTATGGAGATGGAGGACAGTGTTCTGAGCAGGAACTCTGAGCACTTGGTCACTGATCTGAGATATGGCAAGGCCTACAGCCGGCAG CTGATCAAGGTGTGGTGA